Below is a window of Leucoraja erinacea ecotype New England chromosome 11, Leri_hhj_1, whole genome shotgun sequence DNA.
AAAATAGAACATTCCATTCCCAATTCTAGGAATAAATGCTGGCACACTATATGTATTTCAAGCTTCTTTGACGAAACCTCCTGACTTCGTCGCACCGGTTACCAATAAAGATAAGCCATAGGAATAACACAACCTCCAGTTTACATATCTGTCAGCTTGGAAATGCACTATTGCAATTTATTCCACTCTTTAAGAACTCTACCTACCAGATACCAAACCAAATGATTCAGGAATAGTGACTCATCATCTTCAAAAGCAATTTGGATAGCCAGtgtaaataaatgctggcattattAGTTTGACCCTCATCCTATAAGTAAAATAGTTGTGCAAAATATTTGGTTAAACATGAATCCAAATATagaattccaaagacatacaggtttgtaggttaattggtttggtgtaaatgtaaaattgtccttagtgtaagtagggtagtgttatggtgcagggatcactggatggtgcggacttggtgggccgaagggcctatttccgcgctgtatctccaaactaaattaaaataaggaGGACATGCCTCTCCATCCTTTTTGTTTTGCATTAGTTTTACCGTTATTTATATATAATGATCAATATACTAAAATTATCTGTATGCTTGTATTTACGGGCTGCTAAGGTGCTGCAAGTaagtattttactgttccattgtctgtatatatggcaattaaacactcttgacgatATATGTGTGATTGAGATGATGTTGGAGCAGCTTTGATAAGTAACTGTAGTACACATTGTAGGCAATGTGTACtgcaccctactatagttacccaaccagatgcaactaaatttaaagtagctctttcttcccaataacccttcctggcttaagtcctccctccaccacctccagtttaaattccatttggaatattttggaggaccaagaaaccaagaacgcATGATGTAGCCACTGTGTACTGTGCGGAGGGTGCAAGTGTTTAGAGTAGCTGATGACTTGGGTGCTGTTGAACTGTTTGCATGTTGTTGGAACTGCACTCACCCAAAGAGGTATTCCATCACAGTCCCAATGTGTTTTTTAGGGTGGCAAAGTGGGAAGAGAGTTTACTCATCAAAGGTTACCCGGACTTTGACCTACTCTTGTAGACATGCTATACTTGTGGTTGGTTGATCAGTGTGTTAAATCTGTGGATAACTGAAAACCAAAATTTTCTACATATGGGATTTTGCTCCCATTAGCTTTTAATTATTCTTTTGCTTTTCCTGATTGTTTTTCTAATAGAGGCAGAATGTGAGAAGGATGGGAgtctggaagccaagtcagtggatatttttaaggcagagatagacagattcttgatttgaacgggtgtcaagggatatgggaagaagacaggaaaatgggattaggaggcagagatcagctatgattgaatggtggagtggacttgatgggccaaatggcctaatgctactccttTAACTTGTGAGGCAGTCTTCCCCGTGTTGTGGTGATGCATTGGAAatgttctcctctcctcccccttataTACTTAGTCTTCCCCTGTTCAATATACCAATGATTGTTCTCAATTTTAAGAACTTATTACATTAATTGCAGTAAAGGTTGAAGGATTTAATGTCACTGGACAAGTGACGTTTTATAATGCCCCCTGAGGCACTTTAACAAATGTCTTGTCCAATTATACTTTCACTGTTTAACTGTGTAACCTTTTTGCAGTAAGATGCaagcaaattttttttaaatctctgcgtggaaacaggccctttggcccactgagtccgtaccatccagcgatcccggcacgccaacacacaccagggacaattttacatttatactagcaatgttacaaaattttgagattttaaaaatcaagtctttaatttatcccatcagataaagcataaaacgaagtttaatttgacacctaattcactttcatatcttcagtattaaaaaagctatggccattttcatactcggaaattggcatcttgttccctattgcgttttcattgacttaacacaaaagctgtgatcgagaacattttaaagcccataactttcttaaattttaagagaactgaaagaaatgttcagttattgtagattgaagcattctgaaacaaatatgaaacaatcttacttagatgacctgaaattaaagcatatgattagttagttagttacctaattgtagctaattacaaaattcaattactagatctaaacatctatccatttcttaagaataaattaacatttttaaatagcctaagtgtccaaataacattcacacaagaattcacaatataacataatttttaaatctcattgtcatgggtttataggccaaatggaaggaatttaatgtttaatacctgtaaattaatggccatttaaatcagcttgcgagtgggattttctggaacgggaccatttggaacgctgaggttgcggtgaatttagtcccccatatcggcagcaaatacactgccggttcttcggggtaaaaaatcaccgtttcgcaacttaaaatgtgaattaaatacatcttaagaaacacttttatacataaaaataaactactttcttttacctgtcccctacataaaatccgtccccgttgtcggcattgacggcttcagaagctgattttaaaatcattccagcgattaacttgtcgggcgaattttttttaaaaacacagaaacggccgtcggaacgattctttagcaacatcttgcactccaacaaaatataattcaggaccaggtcggaaaaaaaccCTGTTTTAACCCCGTTCCCCCCCTCACGCCAAAATcgcgcgcacacggccagtgacagaattgcaacgccactgaaggtaagtattgtaacatacctatttatacccagccaaataatctacaaacctgtacgtctggaggaaatcgtagatctcggagaaaacccacgcaggtcatgaggagaacgtacaaactccgtacagacaagcatccgtggtcagaatcgaacctgggtctctggcgctgtaaggcagtagttctactgctacgccaccgtgtcgGGTAttaggaacagtacagcactcacATCTGATGAGATGTATTACATTTACAATTGTGGTATACCAGAAGTGGGACAGCATGCGCCTAACCAAACAGTATGTTGAGACGAGGTAAAACAAGTACAATGTGTATCATTTTTTTCTCCTTTTGTTGAAGCAATTGCAGACAAAAAGTCTGGTTCAAGTCTTGCATTTAATGAATATCTGTggctttgttttttgtttaaaattaCTGATTTAAAATATAGTGGGCATTAATAACTAGTTTTAAATTGTTCAAGTATACTAGCCTCATGTGGAAAACCAATAATTCACATAGAGAATGTGAATCATTAATGTCCGTGCATCTGGACTCAGTAAATGACTCGACATCTTTCCAACTTCATAAACAGCCACGTGGATTGAATCTTCCCAAACCACCAACGCCTCCAGAAGTGGAAGAAGAGTTTTACACAATAGCTGCTTTCCAGACAACAATTCCAGATGGTATCAGCTTTCAAGCAGGACAAAAGGTTGAGGTAAGCAGTTAAATGCTGCAGACATATTAGGAATCTAACTGTCAACATGATTTCATTCTATTATggccttcaaaaaaaaaaaagctggccaGAAATCACTGGagcattttgttttttactgGTTGGCAGTAAGACAAATGAAGGATCACTGCCTGGCCTTTTTGAAGGCGGAGGGGGAGATGAGCTGATGGAGTTTTAATAAGACTATTTATCTCAATCTCGACTAATGACAATGAAACATTTTTTTGCTACATTGAGAGAAACCGATGGGAGATAGCATGGTGTACCACTGAAATAGGATGGTAAGTAAGTAGTAGCTAAATGCAGTGTTAGATAACCAATGGTGAAATGAATGCCACTTTATTTTGACAGCAGCAGAGAACTGAATGAGCTTTTCTCTGCTTCATATCAATTCTTGCTGTCTGAAATACAGGGTGTCTCTATTTCAACATTTGCTTTATTAAGTTGCAATTTTGATTTTTGTTGTATTCAAGGGATGCAGTAAATGCAAAGATAAAATATTTCCTTTCAAGATCATTTGCACATtggttattattttttttcttaaataacATGACAAAGTCCTTATAACTTGGGAAAATGTCCCCAGATTGTCATTGGGTATACTATTACATTATACAGATAGGATACTCAAACTGTGTTTTCTTTGCTTGCAGGTAATTGAAAAGAATTTAAGTGGCTGGTGGTATATACAGATAGATGATGAAGAAGGGTGGGCTCCAGCTTCTTTCATTGATAAATACAAGAAATCAAGTAATGCTTCAAGGGCAAATTTCCTGCTGCCTATAGCACAAGAATTGGCAAAGCTTAAACTTCCAGATGCAGCCACAGGAAGCAGCACTAACAGAGACAGCGCCTTTATAAACAAACCTTTGCCTAAAGAACCACCATCAAACGATTTTGACGTACTGAAGGATCGGCGAGCAAGGGATACAAGTAAGAGTCCATCTTCTGACAAGTTCAACTCTCCATCAAATATAGAATGCCAGCCCAAGTCATGTTCACCTTTAAATATAATGAACAACGATGCTTCCAAGTTTAACAAAGAGAAACCTGTCCTCCCACTCAAAAAAGAATTAATTAATAGCAAATTTGAGTTGGAGGTAGCAGAAAAACAACCAAGGGGGCTTTCACCCAGGATCCCTGTACCAGGGGGTATTTTACCAATGTTGCCGCCAAAAATGACATCTAAAGGAGACAGGAAGCCAACTGCTGAAGCAAGTAAAATAATACAGCCGAAAGGACCTGAGGCAGGGCCTAAGGTATTAGCAAGTGAAATTGCCAGGCCAAATCTTAGGCCTGTAGGAAGGCAAACAAAGATAAAGTCTGATGTAGAAGACAAATTAGTGGAACCGTCTCCAAATCTACCACTTAAGCCAAAACCTCTGCTGCGACCCAAGCCACTGCCCATCATAAAAGCGGAAAACCATTCGGAATCTGAAGTTGATATCTCTAACCTCAGAAGCAAGTTGAGAAGAGCAAAATTGCCAGAAAAAATGGGGGAGCTGGACTCTTCCCAGAATGTTATAAGCAATCACAACTACTCAAATAATCAAGACTCAGGGGATACACGTAACAActctcatagaaacacagaaaatggaCCTCAAGTGAAACAGAATTTAGGAATGAGctctaaaataaataatttgaaagTGCATTGTGGAGACCAAAATGGTGTAAATGAACAAAATGAACTAAATCATAGGGATAATGCTGATGAGAAAGCCTGTTTTTCCAAGGGCTTGAAGTCCATTGAGAAGAAAATAGATGATGTACAACTGAAAGGCCCACCTGTGGCAAGCAAAGAAGGTCCACCTCGCCCAATTGTGCCACCTAGAAGGCCCCCACTGCCAAAGAAAACCTCTTCAGAACCTGCAGAAGTGAAAGCCCAGAAAGATACTGCCTGGGGCCAAAATAAACCTGCTTTACCTCCACCAAGATTTAAATTGGGCCCACCTCAGGATTACAACAAAGATGATGTTAAACCTAAAGGAGGTTCAAAAGACTTCCCCCTGGCAAAAGGAACTGTTGCTTCCAAAATTCACGAACCGAGAAAGGGGCCACTTAGTTCCCCAAAAGTGACAGAGAGACAGACTGAGAAAAAGATGTCCAAAGATGACGAATCCTCAAGTCCATCCCTATTTGTAGCTCTTGCAGATTTTGGAGGAGATGATGAGACAGCTGGATTTAAGGAGGGAACTGTTTTTGAAGTATTTGAAAAGAATATCAATGGATGGTGGTACTGTAAAATGCTGGATAGTGAGCCGACATGGGAGGGCTGGGCCCCTTCCAATTATTTAGTCAAAAAATAAGTATCTTGGTATAGTTTTGTTTCTAAACACTGCAAGATGCTTTTCATATGTAATATTTAATTAGATTAATAATTTATAGGTTTAAGCTTTCCAAAAGCAACTTAATACATTCCTTATATATTATTTTCAACACAAGTTGGAACAACATAGTGTTTATGGTTACAAAGATTTGTGATTATTACATTTACTCATTTTTAtataacattgaattatttagtcATGATTGCTTTACCAGTCATCAGAAAACCAAATAGTTTCCTGCTGGTAACCTGGTGCCGGCTAGTATTTGGGAAACACACTTTAGTAATATGCCAAAGTGTTTTAAATCTTAACCAGAACACTGACTATAAGGATACTAATCATCCCAAATACAAGTCCAGTTACAATTATCTCACAACATGTAATGGTTACAGAAATAACCTAGCAAGCTATTGCGCTGTGCAAATGgttgttgagagagaaaaatatcgTCATTACCAAGAACTAAGGAAATAAACTTGCTCAGTATACAAAACTTGCACATGATGTAATATTAGGGGTTTTCTGACAAACAAGGAATTGAAAATGTGTTCATTTATTCCAAACAGGGTTGGATAAATAACAAGTAGAATTTTGAATGCCTCTATTTTATCTAAAAAAGGTACTAATTGCAGGTTTTTTATAATGCACATCTTGTATGAATACACTCAGCCACAACACTgttgttccttcttaaaaatgatAACTAATCTGCATCACTTTTTGTATTCTAATTATTTTATATTGTAGTAATGTTCCGAAGTAGATTACGTATTTTAAAAcaccttcattcattcatatatctTGCTTCAGAAGGCCATAAAAGTTACAACTATGTTTAAAAGGGATGCAATAGCTTAGCCACTGATATAATGCACGTAAACGGTTTAACATTCACTTATACACACTGACAACATGTAGTGTGTGCAAGTTGTAAAGCTTCCCTACATAAAGACAgtacatatatatttatgtaaCCTATACATAGTGAAAACTATACATACAGAGATACTGGTGGTATATTTCAAATAGTTTAGAGAACAATGAGCTGTTATGTGGATGGCTGATATTTTCATCCAATCAGCTATTTTGCAAGGTTCTGTAATAATCAGGGAGATTGGATTTTAAATAAAAGCAGCTGGATTTATTAACAGCTTCAAACATTGAAATTCATTGAAAATCAGCGTACTGAGAATAACTCAAATTAAACAAAAATACTTCTCTTTTCAGTTTTGTTACACAGAATATGCTTTTGACTAATTCCTCAAATGTAAACAACATTGGGTCTTTCTTTATAAGAGTATACCTTAAACCCATTAGTTGTAATGTAGCATCAAATATATATTGGGTTTATTTACTTTATGAGGACTTGACTGGTATCAAGTTTAAGTCTCTTGCTTCAAGAGTCTAGAATGTGAAATTTGTTGTTAGAACTGTGTATTAACATAACTTGATAAAAATTAAATAACATTTCAAAGTAGCAGATGTAGAATACCTCACATTTGAGCCTGGGTTCATCAAACACTCGTGTCAAGCAACACCAAGAAAGAATACTGAAATAAACTCAATGCAAAATAGAGCTTACTTACAGTATTCTTTCAACATAATCACTGTTTATGCAGCACTGGAAATTACATTAGTCAGATGCCCATTCCTATTCTTTAACTTTGTCTTGCCTTACAGTCAATATTTCTAAAGTACCTAGCATACTGTCATCAGGTATTGTagaataaaacattaattcaGGGTTTATAGACATGGATGTGACTAGTATACTTCATACATGCACTTCATAACTACACTGGTTAGTAAAAGTTACCTTTGACACTGAAGGTAATGTGTGCATTGCCGAATGTGACTGGAATGGAAACTTGACCAAGGAAATTTCCATGAATTTTTGAGTTTGCCCATCAGGTGATGATGTATCTGAAATAATAGATTTTGATATTGACAAACCTGTATTCAGTGCCAAATTGTGTGTTTATACATAAAATATTGAGTTGCTAAAATCTAAAATCTCAGCTCCTAAAAAAAACATTGTGTCATGTCTACTCCTGAACCATTATAAACCTTAATTGTGCAAGTGCTGGCAAAGATTTGACTGTTAATAGGTTTGACACCACAATACCTCATATTTCTCACAAGCTAACACTTCCATTGCTTGAGATATTTCTTCAGCTGCATTGGTATGCagtgatagaaacaaaatgctggagcaactcagcgggtcagccagcatctctggagaaaaaggataggtgatgttttgggtcaagacccttcttcagactaggcttTGCAGAAATTATGGATGTGTGGTTTAATATTGCACATCTTAGTAAAACAAAGATGAGGTCACCTATTATTATTTTACCCATACCAGTTTTGAACACAGATTAAACAACATTAGGTCTTTTGTTACAAGATAAAATGTTCAGAAATTGATTGTTATTGATGACAGTGCCATCCATTactgtcattaaaaaaaatgcaggcAAAATGTACCTTTCATGAATAATGCAGACATTATAGACTTTGCCGGATCACTGCTGAGCTCTGAAAGCAGCAAGAGTAATCCACATTGCTAGATCTGAGCTTGTATGTAGGACAGCCAAAGTCCCTCACATTATGGTAATTTAACCCCCGACTTGGTTCCATCAAGTAATTTCATGTTACACAAAGAATAATCAAAAATGGGAGCATACTCTTGGATAGTGGGTTAAATGACAGGTGTTTAGTGCCAGAACATAATCCTAGTTAGACATATTTCCAATCACTATATTTGAGAATTTCCTGAACTGGAAGTCAAACTCCCATCACCCATATACGCACAAGCAGAACAGATACATCCCAGCAGCTAGTCACTGAGACACTGCTCACACACTTGAAAGCAGTCTATTCGCCACTAGCATGCTAATCCAAAAGAAAAAGAGAATAGGAAGGAATAGCATTTTATAGGTAATAACCACTGCTCAGATTATCCACCAGAGCTCTAATTTAACATCTTGGTGTAATTGTGAGTGAGGCACCCAGGAAAGTTTTTAAAATGCCAAAAAAAGGCAAGTTGCTGGTCGAAAGTAGGACTGAAAGCATTGGTATCGGTGGAGAGCAGTTAAGTTGTGCAAAGATGATTGGATCAGTTTGATCTAAGGGTACTTCTAAATGCCACAGGACACATGATTGAAACATTATTTTGTAATCAAaatgaagaatttcattgtttacaCAAATATGCTTAAGTGCTCTGTATGTAAGTGCAGCCTGTCTTTGTGAAAGTTAATTTAATAGCAGTGAAATCCTGATTATTAATTGAAAAATCAATGATATGGTGATCATTATGTGACAGGTGATTGATAGAACAAGAGCTTATTTGTTACTGACTAGTTATAAAAGGGATGTTGACCTTATTGTAATGTGTGCCATTATTGTGCTTGTACTGTAATTCAGATACAATCACTAAAGAAACCATTTTACATTGACAGTTTTTCATTTGTATTTTAGAGAAGGGCTCTCAAATTGCAACTGTTTTTGTTATGAAGGTTTATTTTGTAGAACATTAAACGAAAACAGCTTTTGTTGTAAAGATTTCTTGTACACTATATTTTTAGAAGACATAATCTAAATGTTGTCACTTCATTTGAAAGAGTTTCGCTGTTAATAGAATATTGTTTAAATAGGACCCTTACATGTTCACATCACCATACTGTCCTGACTCCCACGCATGCACATTTACAATGAGAATATCATTGGAAATCTGGATTCAGTGCAGTGACATCTCTCCACCAGCAGTGCGTCACGACTACAGTATGGCATATGTATAAAATGCCCAACGGGTAGATACCAAGGCTATTCTGACAACACTTGCCAAACCTGCACCCTCTTCCAACCAAGACACAGTGGTTTCATGGGAACAACCACCAGCAGCACATTATCCCGACTTGGAAACACACAACTGTTCCCTTACTTGTCACTGGGTCCAAATCCTGGAACTTCCTCCACAATGGCATTAATGGGAACAAAAAGAATACAGCAATGCAAGAATGTCATCACCTCATCAAGGGGAATTTGCAAAAGATTAATGAATGTAGCCCTGCTACAGACACTCAGACTCCAAACAAATGAACAATAACAAACAAATGATGTCAGGGTGCCTTTGCTATCCCTGCCGTGTTTCATCGGCAGGAGGTCTCTATTGGCTTTATTATGTGCAAAATGAATCCAGATTGATCATTGGTCAAAATATCACCATGAAACCATCCTTTAATACAGTTAGCCTCGGGCCTGATGGCGGGTGATAAACGTTTATGGCTATCCCAGCTGGTCTGgtacatggatttacaaaagaacTGTGACAGGAGGTGGCTATTTGGCTCATCATGTTGTATGCTAATTGAACTGGCGCAATCCAAACTAATCCTACATTCCAACATCAGTTCCATAAACCTTGCTGGTTATGGCTCTTCACTGAGTGATTCAATCACAC
It encodes the following:
- the sh3pxd2b gene encoding SH3 and PX domain-containing protein 2B isoform X2; its protein translation is MPRPSVVDVRVQDVQKRRIPNKHYVYIIQVNWSNGSTEVIYRRYSRFFNLQMQLLDTFPVEGGQKDPKQRYIPFLPGKILFRRSHIRDVAVRRLKPIDEYCRALIRLPAHISQCDEVLQFFETRPEDLNPPKEEPVAKKKSGGDGTCADQFFLDQYVAVTNYEKQESTEISLYQGQVVEVIEKNESGWWFVSTADEQGWVPATCLEPQDEAQDDLSIVSAKPGEEENFVVIYPYTARDNDEIDLERGAVVEVIQKNLEGWWKIRYQDREGWAPASYLKKASNDPLGQQTSSGQSIHSSSLDLDGIGNQPNSTKEIREIASIFDQKEEKNEYRGAACIESKGKLPNMRQRPPPRRDLTVPRGLNLPKPPTPPEVEEEFYTIAAFQTTIPDGISFQAGQKVEVIEKNLSGWWYIQIDDEEGWAPASFIDKYKKSSNASRANFLLPIAQELAKLKLPDAATGSSTNRDSAFINKPLPKEPPSNDFDVLKDRRARDTSKSPSSDKFNSPSNIECQPKSCSPLNIMNNDASKFNKEKPVLPLKKELINSKFELEVAEKQPRGLSPRIPVPGGILPMLPPKMTSKGDRKPTAEASKIIQPKGPEAGPKVLASEIARPNLRPVGRQTKIKSDVEDKLVEPSPNLPLKPKPLLRPKPLPIIKAENHSESEVDISNLRSKLRRAKLPEKMGELDSSQNVISNHNYSNNQDSGDTRNNSHRNTENGPQVKQNLGMSSKINNLKVHCGDQNGVNEQNELNHRDNADEKACFSKGLKSIEKKIDDVQLKGPPVASKEGPPRPIVPPRRPPLPKKTSSEPAEVKAQKDTAWGQNKPALPPPRFKLGPPQDYNKDDVKPKGGSKDFPLAKGTVASKIHEPRKGPLSSPKVTERQTEKKMSKDDESSSPSLFVALADFGGDDETAGFKEGTVFEVFEKNINGWWYCKMLDSEPTWEGWAPSNYLVKK
- the sh3pxd2b gene encoding SH3 and PX domain-containing protein 2B isoform X1, which produces MPRPSVVDVRVQDVQKRRIPNKHYVYIIQVNWSNGSTEVIYRRYSRFFNLQMQLLDTFPVEGGQKDPKQRYIPFLPGKILFRRSHIRDVAVRRLKPIDEYCRALIRLPAHISQCDEVLQFFETRPEDLNPPKEEPVAKKKSGLAIIQRTASFLKRGGDGTCADQFFLDQYVAVTNYEKQESTEISLYQGQVVEVIEKNESGWWFVSTADEQGWVPATCLEPQDEAQDDLSIVSAKPGEEENFVVIYPYTARDNDEIDLERGAVVEVIQKNLEGWWKIRYQDREGWAPASYLKKASNDPLGQQTSSGQSIHSSSLDLDGIGNQPNSTKEIREIASIFDQKEEKNEYRGAACIESKGKLPNMRQRPPPRRDLTVPRGLNLPKPPTPPEVEEEFYTIAAFQTTIPDGISFQAGQKVEVIEKNLSGWWYIQIDDEEGWAPASFIDKYKKSSNASRANFLLPIAQELAKLKLPDAATGSSTNRDSAFINKPLPKEPPSNDFDVLKDRRARDTSKSPSSDKFNSPSNIECQPKSCSPLNIMNNDASKFNKEKPVLPLKKELINSKFELEVAEKQPRGLSPRIPVPGGILPMLPPKMTSKGDRKPTAEASKIIQPKGPEAGPKVLASEIARPNLRPVGRQTKIKSDVEDKLVEPSPNLPLKPKPLLRPKPLPIIKAENHSESEVDISNLRSKLRRAKLPEKMGELDSSQNVISNHNYSNNQDSGDTRNNSHRNTENGPQVKQNLGMSSKINNLKVHCGDQNGVNEQNELNHRDNADEKACFSKGLKSIEKKIDDVQLKGPPVASKEGPPRPIVPPRRPPLPKKTSSEPAEVKAQKDTAWGQNKPALPPPRFKLGPPQDYNKDDVKPKGGSKDFPLAKGTVASKIHEPRKGPLSSPKVTERQTEKKMSKDDESSSPSLFVALADFGGDDETAGFKEGTVFEVFEKNINGWWYCKMLDSEPTWEGWAPSNYLVKK